In the genome of Burkholderia sp. PAMC 26561, the window AGCTTGAGCGCCTGGATGCGGTGGCTGGCGGTCTTGCGGATCACGTACAGCTTCCGCTCGAGCGCGTCGGTCACGACAATGTCCTTGCCGCGGCCGATGAAGATCTGCCGGATCAGCGGTTCGCTTGCTTTCACGGTCGGCGAAATTGGCATGGTGGCGTCGACGGGGACATCACGCCAGCCGAGCACGATCTGGCCTTCCGCCTTCACCGTGCGTTCGAGCTCCTGCTCGCACGCCAGACGCGATGCGTGTTCTTTCGGCAAAAAGATCATGCCTACGCCGTACTCGCCTTCCGGCGGCAACGTCACGCCCTGCTTCGCCATTTCCTCACGATAAAACCCGTCGGGGATCTGGATCAGGATGCCCGCGCCGTCGCCCATCAGCTTGTCGGCGCCGACAGCGCCCCGATGGTCGAGGTTTTCAAGGATCTTCAGACCCTGCTGGATGATTTCGTGGCGCTTCTTGCCTTTGATATGCGCAACGAAGCCAACGCCACACGAGTCGTGTTCGTTCTCAGGGTCGTACATGCCCTGAGCGGCGGGAGCGGAACCGAGAGTCGGCGGCAATTGATCGTTCATGGGTCACCGTGTTCTGTGGGGGGCCGAGAGCGGCCGTTGAACATGCTTTATGCGTTGCTCGTGCCACGGTCAGGGCAAGACCTGGAACCTGACGATCGACACGAAGCCGGTCGTACAACGGACGCAATGCGTCCCGAACCGCCGGAAAACGAAATATACGCGATCAATCAAACAGTTGGCAATGAAAACGCTATGATCTGGCACCTATTATCGAGTTGGTGCATGAAAACTTGATTTAATTGGTGTCATATCAAATTCGATGAAAATAAAACGGCATGCCGATTTTTGTCGTCATGCCGTTGGTTCATTCTTCAGTTCTTGCTCAAAAGTCCGTTATTGCGTCTGTGGTGTTTCGCGAATCTTGCGGGGCCGGCCACGGGGCAGCGGCGAGACGCGCCGGTTGGCTGCGCGCGCCGCCCATTCGCGGTAAGAATCGCTGCCGAGCACCCAGCCCTTGAGTGTCGCTTGAAGGAGACGGTTGGCTTCGCGTTCATCGAGCGGTTGCTCGCACAGCTCGAGATAAGCGCGCTGGCGCTCGAACGGAGTGTTGCCGAGCTTCCAGAAAAGCGCATGGTCGGTGATCAGGCTGTCGAGCGTCAGGCCGATGTGATGCCGGTAGCTCGACCACTTGTAGTCTTGCGGCGTGCCCGCGAGACCCGCCTGCACCGGCGCCATCTCGACCACGCGGCTTGCGAGCAGGAAGTAGGTTTCACCTTCGATCACCGTTGCGCGGTAGCGGCCCTCCCATAGCGTGCCGCGACGGGCGTACCGTCGGTTGAAGTGCGCGACGTAGCGCCTGCCGACCGCCTGCATCGCTTTGGGCAGACTTGCTTCGTCGCGGGGCGTGACGAGCAGGTGCACCGCGCCGGGCATGAGCGCGTAGGCGTGGATGGCGAGATTGTGGTCGCGGGAAGCCGTGCGCAGACATTCGATAAAAAGCTCGTAGTCCGGAGCATCGATGAAAGCGGGCTGCTGGTCGAGACCGCGCAAGATGACGTGCTGCGGCTGTTCGGGAACGTAGAGTCGTGCAAGCCGTGCCATTCTGGATTTTCCGTTGGTCGGGCGTTGATCGGTTTCGGGGAGTTCCGGCGGCGCTCCGGGGGTCCGTCTAAACGATATTCTGGGCCACCTTGAATTTTTTCGTTGAGATGCCGGCGATTCGCATCGACGAGGGAACTCAGGTGTACGAGACAGTTTTACGTATAGCGCTAACCCATTTGGAGCCGGCATTCCTCCTAGGGAAAACGCTTTGCGGTGAAACGTGGTTTGTTTCAATTGTTCTGTTCATAATTAGCGTGCTTTCTCGGAGGAGCACTCAATGAAAATAAAACAGGTAGTGACGGGGGTTGCAGCATTTACCTGCATCACGGGCGCAGCACATGCCCAGTCGGCAAATACTTTTTACTTCACCACAGGCTGGTTCCACTTTGCACCGCTCTCGAGCAGCGGTCCGCTCAAGGAGACCAGCGTGGGTGGATCGCCGGTTGGTATCGAGGTGCCCAACACGGGCGCCAGCCTCTCGAATGGTGATACGGCAGGTTTCACTGCGGGCTACTTCGTCACCGACCATATCGCCGGCGAGTTCGTACTCGGCATTCCGCCCAAGTTCGATCTCAAGGGTGACAAGAGTTACTCCGGTTACGGCACGATCGGAACGGCCAAGCAATGGAGTCCGACGTTTCTTCTGAAGTATTACTTCATGCAACCACAGGCCAAACTGCGCCCGTACGTGGGGATTGGCGTAACGCGGGTGTGGTTCACCGACGCCAAGATCACGAACACGGGATTTGAAAGCAACGTGCTGCATGGTCCGACCGACGTATCCACGGATCGTTCCTGGGCTCCCGTGTTTAATGCAGGTCTCACTTATTCGTTTTCGGAACACTGGTTCGCTGGCTTCTCACTCTCCTTCGTGCCCTTGCATGCCACTGCCAAGCTGACCACGCAAGCCCAGACGCCCGTTGGACCGCTGACCGTCAAGACCGAGGCTAAGCTCAGGCTGAATCCGATCGTGACGTATTTGAACGTTGGATACCGGTTCTGACGCTCCGGGTTGAAGCCATAGCAAGCAATAGCAAGAAACAAGCGCCGTCGCGGGTGAAACGCGGCGGCGCTTTGTATTCATCGGCTTGTAAAAATGACCCGGATATTGTGCCAACAGGCAGGTGCCAGCGCACTTTCTACCCTTTCGTCCTCTATTCAATTCATCAGACGCCTTGCGTGGCAAGGCTTCAGCGCGCATTGTTGAACCCGACAAGTGAACCGGCATCCAACTTGCTCACCTCTAGCGTTTCCGCCAACTTAAGGTTGCGGCCCATCCACGACTCATCCATCGACGGAGCGATCCTATGAACGCCTTTCCCAATACGCGAGACGCCATCGGAGATTCATGGAACTCCACCAGCCGCCGTGCTCGCCGGATTTCACGGCACAGCAGCGACGCGGCGCAGGATATCGGCGGCGAACTTCGCACGCTGATTTCAGAGATTGAAGAAACGTTGTCAGAAGGGACATCGGCGGATGTCGCCGCATTGCGTACTCAGTTGAGCAAAAGCGTGGATTCGGCGCGCGCCCGCTTGAACGACACGCAAGACGCAGTACGCGCCCGCGCTAATGCAGCGCTGACCGATGCGGACACCTATATTCACGAAAAACCCTGGCAGACCATTGCCCTGGTCGGTGGCCTCGCGCTCGTCGCAGGCGTGCTGCTGGCTCGCGCCCGATAAGTTTCAGCGATGCGAAAAAACGCGCGCCGGGAAATTCCCGGCGCGCGTTTTTATTTGTCGTCTGCTGACGGAATTATCCGAGGAAGTCCACGCCAATCACATCGATACGATCCGTACAGATCGCATCCACGCCCCACTGGGCGAGTTCGCGAGCGCGGGCCGGTTCATTGACCGTGTAGGCGAGAATCCGCAAGCCTGAGTCCTTGATCTCGCGGACCAGGGACTCATTGAGCGTCGTGTGGTCCGCATGCAACGACACGCATGACAGCGCGGCGGTCTGCGCGCGCCAATCGGCGGGAATCTCCTCGTAGAGCATTCCGCGCGGCAAATCGGGCGCGGCTTCGGCGGCGGCCTTGAGTGCATCGTACGAAAACGATGACAACAGCGGCGCCGGCTCGGCATTGGCCCATAAGCGCGCCGCCTCTTGCGCGACCAGAACGCCGGTTTCCACGTCGCGCCCTTCGCACGGCTTGATTTCGATGTTCGCGGCAAGGCCGTGCGAGAAACAACGCTCGGCGACCTGCGCGAGCGTCGGCATGCGTGCGCCGGCGAAACGCGGATCGAACCACGTGCCCGCATCGAGCAACTCGATTTCCTCATAGCGCATCGCTTTCGCGGGTCCGCGACCATTCGACGTCCGGTCCACCAGGTCGTCGTGCAGCAGGAACACGACGTTGTCAGCCGATAACTTCGCATCGAATTCGATCATCTTCAGGCCGAGCCGTGCGCCGGTATCGATTCCGTCCAGCGTGTTTTCCGGCGCGACCTTGCCGCCGCCGCGATGCGCGACGATGCGCGGATAAGGCCAGGTTTTCATCGTAATTCGTCCTTTTTCAGTTCACGCGCCGCCCGGTCTGCGGATCGAAGATATGCAGGCGATGCGCCGGGAGCGCCACTTCCAGCGCCTCGCCACGTGCCGGCCGATGCTCGTGCGGCAAACGCACCGCAACGTCGTGATCGCCCCAGCGGCCGTGAGCGAGGTTGTCGGCGCCAAGCAGCTCACAGGAATCCACGGTAAGCGACACATGCGCGCTCTGCTGCTCCGGCAGCATGTGTTCCGGCCGGATGCCCAGCGTCCACTCGCGGCCCTTCAGGTCCTGCGTCAGCGCATGCATGCCGGCGAGCGGGAGGCGCGGCCCATTGCCGGCGACATCGAAAGTCGAACCGTCATTCGACACGCGTCCTTGCATCAGATTCATGGCCGGCGAGCCAATAAAACTCGCCACGAAAACCGTCGCCGGGCGTTCATAGACTTCGGTCGGCGGCCCGATCTGTTCCGCGTAGCCGCGATTCATCACGATTACGCGCTCCGCGAGTGTCATGGCTTCGATCTGGTCGTGCGTGACGTACAGGCTCGTGGTCGAGAGCCGGGCGTGCAGCCGCTGAATCTCCAGCCGCATCTGCACGCGCAGCTTTGCGTCGAGATTGGAGAGCGGTTCATCGAACAGAAACACGGCCGGTTCGCGCACGATCGCGCGGCCCATCGCCACGCGTTGCCGCTGCCCGCCCGACAACTCGCGCGGTTTTCTCTGCAGCAGCGGTTCGAGCTCCAGGATCTTCGCCGCGTTCTGCACACGCCGGTCGATATCCGACTTGCCCACGCCGCTGATCTTCAGCGCGTACGCCATGTTCTGCGCGACGCTCATGTGCGGATACAGCGCGTAGTTCTGGAACACCATCGCGATGTCCCGATCCTTCGGCTCGAGCTTGTTCACCACCTTCTCGCCGATGGAAATCGTCCCTTCGGACACGCTTTCGAGTCCCGCCACCATCCGCAGCAACGTGGATTTTCCGCAGCCCGACGGACCGACCATGACGACGAATTCGCCATCGGCCACTTGCACGTCGATGCCGTGCAAGACGAACTGCTTGCCGTCGTATGTTTTCTTGACGCCTTGAAGGCTTAGTGCAGCCATCGACCCGCCTTCATTTCAGTGCGCCCGCGACCGTCGCAAAATGCGCGACCGCGATGCCCGGTTCATAGAATTTGTGCAGCAACTCGCGCCATTTTTGATAATCGGCGGAATTGCGAAAGCCGTCCTGATGCGCCGCGACGGTTTCCCAGCGGACCAGCAGAACGTATTGCGAACCGTTGCCGGCGTCGGCGCCGCGCACAAGTTCATGCGAGAGGTATCCCGGCTGCGCCGAGATGATCTTCGCGGCTTGCGCGAACGCTGCTTCGAACGCAGCTTCCTCGCCAGCCTTGACCGGCAATTGAGCGACTTCAAGGATCATTGAGTGAGCTCCATTATTTTTCGGAATCGACAAGACCACGCACGAACCAGCGCTGCATGCTCAGCACGACAGCGAGCGGCGGCAACATGGCGAGCAACGTCGCGGTCATCACGAGATGCCACTCGGTGGCCGTGTCGCCCGAACCGATCATGCTCTTGATGCCGACGACCGCGGTTTGCATCGACTGGTCGCTGCTGATCAGGATGGGCCACAAGTACTGGTTCCAGCCGTAGATGAACGTGATCACGAAGAGGGCGGCAATGTTGGTCTTCGAGAGCGGCAACACTACGTCCCAAAGGAAACGCAACGCGCCGGCGCCGTCGATGCGCGCCGCCTCCATGAGTTCATCGGGCAGCGTCATGAAGAACTGGCGGAACAAGAACGTCGCCGTCGCCGATGCAATCAGCGGCAGCGTCAACCCTGCGTACGTATTGCTCATGTGCATCGATGAAACCACTTGCACCGTCGGAAAGATCCGTACTTCCACGGGAAGCATGAGCGTGATGAAGATGAGCCAGAACGCGAGGTTCTTGAACGGGAAACGGAAGAACACGATGGCATACGCGGACAGCATCGAAATGACGATCTTCCCGATGGAAATCACGAGCGCCATGACCAGGCTGTTCATCAGCATGCGGCCAAACGGACTTGCCGCGCTGCCGCTGCCATGCGTCCAGATGTGCGCGACGTTCTCGAACAAATGCGTACTTGGCACGAGCGACAGCGGCACGTTGAAGACTTCCGCTTCGCTCATGGTGGCCGCGCAAAACGCGATGTACACCGGAAACACGACCAGCACCACGCCCACGATCAGCACCGCGTGGCAAAAGAGGTCGAAACCGCGACGGTTTTCGATCATGAGTACTGCACCCGACGTTCAATGAAACGGAATTGCACGACGGTCAGCGCCACCACGATCACCATCAGCACGACGGACTGCGCGCCGGAACTGCCGATATCGAGGCCCTGGAAACCTTCGGCAAAGATCTTGTAGATGAGCGTCTTCGTAGACTGCGCAGGGCCGCCGCCGGTTGCCGCATCGATGACCGGGAAGGTATCGAAGAAGGCGTAGACCACGTTCACGGTCAACAGGAAGAAACTCGTTGGCGACAACAACGGCAACGCAATACCGAAGAAACGCCGGACGGGACCTGCGCCGTCGATAGCCGCCGCCTCGATCAGCGAGCGCGGAATGGCTTGCAGACCGGCGTAGAAGAACAGGAAGTTGTAGCTCACCTGTTTCCACACGGATGCCAGCACCACGAGGAACATGGCCTGCGAGCCATTCAACGCATGGTTCCAGACAATGCCGTATTTCGCGAGCGCATACGTCACCAGTCCAATACTCGGATTGAACAGGAACGACCACAACACGGCGGCAATGGCCGGCGCCACCGCGTACGGCCAGATCAGCAGCGTCTGATAAGTCTTGGCGCCGCGCGTCACGCGATCGGCGCATGCCGCAAGCAGCAGCGAAATGACGAGCCCCGATACGGTGACGAGCGTGCAAAAGATGATCGTCGTGTTGAACGACGACAGATACAGCGGATCCGTGAAGATCTGCTTGAAGTTCGCCAGTCCGACGAACTCGCTCGACGTCCCGAAAGCATCCTGCGTCTGCGTGGCCTGCCACAACGCTTCACCCGCCGGCCACAGGAAAAAGATCGCGGTGATCACGAGTTGCGGCGCGACCAGCAGGTAAGGCAGCAGGCTTGTATTGAACCGCGATCGTTTTTCCATGGCGCGCTCTTAGCTTCCAGCTTTTTCGAATCGGCGCAGCAGATCGTCGCCGCGCGATACGGCCGAATCCAGTGCGTCCTTCGGCGTCTTCTTTTGCGCCCAGACTTGTTCGAGCTCTTCGTCGACGATCGTGCGGATCTGCGGCATGTTGCCAAGACGCAGGCCCTTCGTGAACGGTAACGGCGGCTTGTTCAACATCTGCTTGATGGCGGTATCGGCGCCGGGATTCTTGTCATAGAAACCCTGCTTTTGCGTCAGCTCGTACGCGGCTGTCGTGACCGGCAGATAACCCGTGTCCTGATGCCATTTGGCCGCAACCGCCGGCGAGGTCAGATACGCCAGGAACTTGGCGACGCCCTTGTACGTTGCAGCGTCGTTGCCCGACAGCACCCAGAGACTCGCCCCGCCGATGATCGCGTTTTGCGGTGCGCCCTTCACGCTTTCGTCGTACGGCATCATGCCCGTGCCGAAGCTGAACTTCGCGTACTTCTTGATGTTGGCAAGCGAGCCCGACGAGTTGGTCACGATGCCGCAATCGCCGCTGTAAAACTTCGATACCGCCTCGTCCTTCCGGCCAACGTAGGTGAACGTGCCGTCCTTGGCCATGTTCTGCAGGAATTGAATGTGCGCGATCTGCAGCGGCTTGTTGAATTCGAGCACGGCGTCGGTGCCGTCAAAACCATTGTTCTTCGATGCAAACGGCGCACCGTGCCACGCGCTGTAGTTTTCAAGCTGAATCCAGCTCTGCCAGCCCGACGAATAACCGCACATGCCGGCCGCTTTCAGCTTCTTCGAATCGGCTTCGAGTTCGCCCCATGTTTTCGGCGCATGCGTCGGATCTATGCCGGCCTTCTTGAACGCGTCCTTGTTGTAGTACAGCACGGGCGTGGAGCTGTTGAACGGCATCGAAATCAACTGGCCCGTCTTGGCGTCGCTGTAATAGCTGGCGATGGTCGGCACGAATGCTTTTTCGTCGAGCGGAACGCCGGCTTGCTTGAAGACATCGGACACGGGAATCACGGCTTTCTTGGCCTGGATCATCGTGGCCGTACCGACTTCATAGACTTGCAGGATGGCCGGCGCGTTGCCGCTGCGATACGCCGCGATCCCGGCCGCCAGCGTCTGGTCGTAGCTGCCCTTGAAGACCGGCACGATCTTGTAGTCGCTTTGCGACTTGTTGAAGTCGTTCGCGATGTCGTTCACGCGTTCGCCGAGCGCGGATTCCATTGCATGCCAGAACTGGATTTCTGTTGCGGCCTGCGCCTGGCTTGCACCAAACGTCAAAGCGGCAGCGAGGGAAATGGCGCTGACCAGCAGCTTGCGACTACTCATGAGTTACGTCTCCTTGGACCCGGGTGAAGTGTGCGTGTCTTGCGCGTGAGGGAAGCTCGAAAAACTCTCGAATGCGCGATTCTAGTTATCGTCGATGACGAACAGACGTCCGTATTCCTTCAGCGCGTACCGGTCCGTCATGCCCGCAATGTAATGCGCGATCAGCCGCGCCTGCGTTGTGTTCCCGGCGGCCGCGCCGCCGTGAGTATCGTTCGCCGATTCTTCCGTGACCAGCGCACGCGCCTGGTAATCGGGCGGCAACAGGCGCGGGTCGTCAATGAACGCCTTGAACAGGCCGCTCACCACGCGCTGCGCCTTGTTCGCCATGCGCATCACGCGGTAATGGCGATACAGGTTCTTGTACAGGAAGCGCTTGAGTTCGGCAGCCTGTGCCGCGACGGCGGCCCCGTGCGTGACGAGGGCGGGTGCATTGCGAACGTCTTCGATGGATTGCGGATTGACGCGCGCCAGGTTCTCGCTCGTCGACTCGATCAGGTCCACGATCAGCGTGTTGATGATCCGCCGAATGGTCTCGTGAATCAGCCGGCGTCCTTCGATATCCGGATATTCAGCGCGCGCCGCTTCGTAATGCGTCTGCCAGAGCGCCACGTTCGAGAGCTGCTCGAGCGTGATCAGGCCGGAGCGCAGGCCGTCGTCGACATCGTGATTGTTGTACGCGATCTCGTCGGCGACATTCGCGATCTGCGCTTCTATCGACGGCTGTTTGCGCTTTAAAAAGCGTTCGCCCAGTTCGCCGAGCTTCAGCGCGTTTTCACGCGAACAATGCTTGAGAATGCCTTCGCGTGTTTCGAAGCACAGGTTCAAGCCATCGAATGCGCCATAGTGTTCTTCGAGTTCGTCGACCACCACGAGGCTTTGCAAGTTGTGTTCGAACCCACCGTGCTCGCGCATGCATTCGTTCAGCGCGTCCTGTCCTGCATGGCCGAACGGCGTATGGCCGAGATCGTGCGCGAGCGAAATGGCTTCCACCAGATCTTCGTTCACGCGTAGATTGCGCGCGACCGAACGCGCGATCTGCGCGACTTCGAGGCTGTGCGTGAGGCGTGTGCGAAACAGGTCGCCTTCGTGATTCACGAAAACCTGGGTCTTGTATTCGAGCCGTCGAAAAGCCGTCGAATGAACGATGCGATCGCGGTCGCGCTGGAATTCACTGCGTGCGACCGGCGCTTTTTCTTCGAAGCGGCGGCCGCGAGATTCGGCGGAATGCGCGGCGTACGGCGCGAGATGCGCCTCGAGTGCGAATGACGTCGGTGTGATGCTGGAAACCTGAAATGTCTTGTCGCTCACCGGCTGCTCCGAATCATCGTCATGTCCTGCCCGGCAATGGCCGCGCTTGAACGCAGCATCAACCGCGTCCGATCAGCGGCCATTGGCCCGAGTCGATCTCTTGCCCTTTCGTTCGTTGGTTCTTTGTTCTTCTTTAGCCGCGGTCAAAACTCGCGCGGCACTGGGGATGTCGCGGAGCGTGGCCGCTCAGATGCTGGCCGCGAGTGTCGCACGCACGGCGTCGTCCGGGGCGCCGGTGATCTCGGTTTCGCCGAAACGCTTGAGCAGGATGAACTTGATCTCGCCCGCCTCGGCTTTTTTATCGACTTTCATCAAGTCGATATATCGTTGCTCACCCAGCGCCGGGGCCTTCACCGGCAATTTGGCGTCTGCGATCACGCGAACCAGGCGCGCACGCGATTGTTCGTCCAGCCGGCCAAGCCGCACCGACAGATCCGCAGCCATCACCATGCCCGTACCGACCGCCTCGCCGTGCAGCCATTCGCCATAGCCGAGGCCAGCTTCGATCGCGTGGCCAAACGTATGGCCGAAGTTGAGAATCGCGCGCAGGCCGCCTTCGCGTTCGTCGGCGGCAACCACCGACGCCTTCACCTCACACGAGCGCTTGACCGCACGCGCGAGCGCGGTGGCGTCGCAGTCGTTAAGCGCAGGCGTGTTCGCCTCGATCCAGTCGAAGAATTCGCTGTCGGCGATCGCGCCCGTCTTGATCACTTCCGCGATACCGGCAGCAAGTTCGCGCGGCGGCAGCGTGCGCAACACGCCGATATCCGCGATCACCGCTTGCGGCTGATAAAACGCGCCGATCATGTTCTTGCCAAGCGGATGGTTGATGCCCGTCTTGCCGCCCACCGACGAATCCACCTGCGAAAGCAGCGTGGTCGGCACCTGGATGAACGGGATGCCGCGCATGTAGCTCGCCGCAGCAAACCCGGTCATGTCGCCGATCACCCCGCCGCCCAGCGCAATCAGCGTGGTCTTGCGGTCGGCGCGCTCGGTCAGGAGCGCGGTGAAAATCTGATTGAGCGTGTCGAGATTCTTGTGCGCCTCGCCATCCGGAAGAACGACGGTCGTGACTTTCTTGCCAAGCGGCGCGAGCGCGGCGCGCAGCGCGTCGCCATAAAGCGGATCAACGGTGGTGTTGGTGACGATGGCAACCGATGACCCCGCAATATGCGGCGCGTACAGTTCCGCTTGGCCAATCAGTCCTGCACCGATATGGACGGGGTAGGCGCGATCGCCCAGTTCAACGTTGACGGTAATCATGGCCGACATTATGACGTAGCCGGCTTGGCGATGCCGGCCATCTCCAGTTGCATCAACACCATGTTGACGAGGTTGTTCACCGTCGGCCGCCCCGTTTCCACGATGAAATGCGCGCACTCCTGATACAACGGATCGCGCGTCTTGTAGAGCGCTTCCAGCTTGCCGCGCGGGTCGTCGGTTTGCAGAAGCGGCCGGTTTTTATCGCGGCGGGTGCGCTGCCAAAGCTCGTGCGGCGTTGCACGCAGGTAGATCACCAGGCCGCGATTCTTCAGATGATCGCGATTTTCGGGGCGGAGAATCGCGCCGCCGCCCGTGGCGAGGACGATATTCTCGCGTCGTGACAGCTCATCGATCACGTCCGCCTCCCGCTGCCGGAAGCCTGCTTCGCCCTCGACTTCCCAGATCACGGGAATGCGCGCGCCCGTGCGCGCCTCGATTTCGAGGTCGGAATCGATGAACGAACGCTGCAAGCGGCGCGCGACCGCCCGCCCCACGGTGGTTTTGCCTGCTCCCATGAGTCCGACGAAAAATACGTTCGAGTTCGTTTGCCCGGCTTCCAACTCGCTTACCTTTGCATTGATTCCGGTCCCGATTCTGGTCCCGTTCGTGCGGGAGCTTAAAGGCAAAAGGGCCGCTTTGTCGAGCCGGAAAGCCTCGCCGAAGGCTTGCCACAGGCTTTCCGGCGACCTTCACAAGCGCGCCGGGACGATGTGCGGGGTGATAAAAATGACCAGTTCGCTGCGCGAATTCCGGCGCGCGGTGTGACGAAAAAGCCAGCCCAATCCCGGGATTTTACCGAGCAACGGGACGCGGGTGACGTCGTCGCGCTCGTCGCTCGAATAAATCCCGCCGATTGCGACCGTGCCGCCGTCCTCCACTTCGACTCGCGTCTGCACGTGTTTTGTGTTGATCGCGGGCCCCGCAGCGGTCTGCTCGCCGACACTATCCTTCGATACATCCAGGTCCAGGATCACATGCCCATGCGGCGTGATTTGCGGTTCGACCTCCAGTTTCAGCGCAGCGCGGCGAAATTGCACGCCCGACACGCCGTTGCCGACCTTCGCCTGATACGGCAATTCCGTGCCCTGCTCGACAATCGCTTTCACGCGATCGGCCGTGACCACGCGCGGGCTCGACACGATCTCGCCGCGCCCTTCCGTTTCGAGTGCGCTCAGCTCGATGTTCAGCAGCCGCGTCGCCTGGGCGGCGAAAAGCGTGAGGCCGGCGGTGGCTGCATCGAATCCGCCGATAGGACGCGCCGACAGATCGAGCACCGCGCCGTCCGTACCCGCTACCAGCCCGCGCGCGGTGCCCTCGCCGGTGGCTATCATCGACAGCTTCACGCCCAGGTTGCGCGAAAACCCGGTTTCGCCTTCCACGATGCGCGCCTCGATCATCACTTGTGGCGTCGGCTGGTCGATCCGCGCGATCAGCTCGGCGATCTCCGCGACGCGTGCATCAAGGTCCGTGACGAACAGCAGGTTCGTGCGTGCGTCGGCCATGACGGAACCGCGCTTCGACAACACCCGCTGGTTGCCCGAGCCGGTAAGCAGCTTCCTGACGTCGTCGGCGCGCGGGTAGCGCAGGACAAACGTACGGCTGCCAAGCGGCTCCAGGTCCGCGGCACGCGCATGGGCCTCGTAGCGCAGGCGCTCGCGCGCCGCGAGTTCGGCCATCGGCGCGACCCAGATCACGTCGCCGTGGCGCTCCATTGCAAGGCCGTGGACGTCGAGAAGCGTATCGAACGCGCGCCGCCAGGGGACATCGATCAGATTGATCGATACTTGCCCGCGAATCTTGTCACTCGCCACGATATTCACCCCTGAGAACTTCGCGAACGTCTGCAGTACCGCGCCGAGGTCCGCATTCTTCAGGTTGAGCGAGATCGGTTTGCCATCGTCGTTGGCCGCATCTGCGCGATCAGGCGCGCTACGGCTCATGCGCTCCATGGGCGGCAAAGGCGTGGGCGGGCCTTCGAGCGGCGGGGCGGCATCCGCAGTCGCGGGGGTTGCAGTGAGTCCGGCTGGCGCGGCGGCTTTCGCCGGAGCGACCCAGGCGCCATCCTCCCCGGACGGCTCCGCCGGAACGTCCGCCGATGTGTCCTCGGCGAACTGATCGGTGGGCAGCGTCAGCGGAAAGCTGGCCGGCAAGGGCGGGAGCGGAGCAATGGCGGCGTCCACGCAAGCAGACTGCAGCAACAAGATTGACGCGCTGCTCCAGGCAATCATTCGGCGACAAACCCCGCGCTC includes:
- a CDS encoding type IV pilus secretin PilQ: MSFMRVMVRVERGVCRRMIAWSSASILLLQSACVDAAIAPLPPLPASFPLTLPTDQFAEDTSADVPAEPSGEDGAWVAPAKAAAPAGLTATPATADAAPPLEGPPTPLPPMERMSRSAPDRADAANDDGKPISLNLKNADLGAVLQTFAKFSGVNIVASDKIRGQVSINLIDVPWRRAFDTLLDVHGLAMERHGDVIWVAPMAELAARERLRYEAHARAADLEPLGSRTFVLRYPRADDVRKLLTGSGNQRVLSKRGSVMADARTNLLFVTDLDARVAEIAELIARIDQPTPQVMIEARIVEGETGFSRNLGVKLSMIATGEGTARGLVAGTDGAVLDLSARPIGGFDAATAGLTLFAAQATRLLNIELSALETEGRGEIVSSPRVVTADRVKAIVEQGTELPYQAKVGNGVSGVQFRRAALKLEVEPQITPHGHVILDLDVSKDSVGEQTAAGPAINTKHVQTRVEVEDGGTVAIGGIYSSDERDDVTRVPLLGKIPGLGWLFRHTARRNSRSELVIFITPHIVPARL
- the aroB gene encoding 3-dehydroquinate synthase, giving the protein MITVNVELGDRAYPVHIGAGLIGQAELYAPHIAGSSVAIVTNTTVDPLYGDALRAALAPLGKKVTTVVLPDGEAHKNLDTLNQIFTALLTERADRKTTLIALGGGVIGDMTGFAAASYMRGIPFIQVPTTLLSQVDSSVGGKTGINHPLGKNMIGAFYQPQAVIADIGVLRTLPPRELAAGIAEVIKTGAIADSEFFDWIEANTPALNDCDATALARAVKRSCEVKASVVAADEREGGLRAILNFGHTFGHAIEAGLGYGEWLHGEAVGTGMVMAADLSVRLGRLDEQSRARLVRVIADAKLPVKAPALGEQRYIDLMKVDKKAEAGEIKFILLKRFGETEITGAPDDAVRATLAASI
- the ugpB gene encoding sn-glycerol-3-phosphate ABC transporter substrate-binding protein UgpB is translated as MSSRKLLVSAISLAAALTFGASQAQAATEIQFWHAMESALGERVNDIANDFNKSQSDYKIVPVFKGSYDQTLAAGIAAYRSGNAPAILQVYEVGTATMIQAKKAVIPVSDVFKQAGVPLDEKAFVPTIASYYSDAKTGQLISMPFNSSTPVLYYNKDAFKKAGIDPTHAPKTWGELEADSKKLKAAGMCGYSSGWQSWIQLENYSAWHGAPFASKNNGFDGTDAVLEFNKPLQIAHIQFLQNMAKDGTFTYVGRKDEAVSKFYSGDCGIVTNSSGSLANIKKYAKFSFGTGMMPYDESVKGAPQNAIIGGASLWVLSGNDAATYKGVAKFLAYLTSPAVAAKWHQDTGYLPVTTAAYELTQKQGFYDKNPGADTAIKQMLNKPPLPFTKGLRLGNMPQIRTIVDEELEQVWAQKKTPKDALDSAVSRGDDLLRRFEKAGS
- a CDS encoding deoxyguanosinetriphosphate triphosphohydrolase, which translates into the protein MSDKTFQVSSITPTSFALEAHLAPYAAHSAESRGRRFEEKAPVARSEFQRDRDRIVHSTAFRRLEYKTQVFVNHEGDLFRTRLTHSLEVAQIARSVARNLRVNEDLVEAISLAHDLGHTPFGHAGQDALNECMREHGGFEHNLQSLVVVDELEEHYGAFDGLNLCFETREGILKHCSRENALKLGELGERFLKRKQPSIEAQIANVADEIAYNNHDVDDGLRSGLITLEQLSNVALWQTHYEAARAEYPDIEGRRLIHETIRRIINTLIVDLIESTSENLARVNPQSIEDVRNAPALVTHGAAVAAQAAELKRFLYKNLYRHYRVMRMANKAQRVVSGLFKAFIDDPRLLPPDYQARALVTEESANDTHGGAAAGNTTQARLIAHYIAGMTDRYALKEYGRLFVIDDN
- a CDS encoding shikimate kinase; translation: MGAGKTTVGRAVARRLQRSFIDSDLEIEARTGARIPVIWEVEGEAGFRQREADVIDELSRRENIVLATGGGAILRPENRDHLKNRGLVIYLRATPHELWQRTRRDKNRPLLQTDDPRGKLEALYKTRDPLYQECAHFIVETGRPTVNNLVNMVLMQLEMAGIAKPATS